The Anaerolineae bacterium genome contains the following window.
CATCGCCCGCCAGGCGCGGGAGCAACTGGCCGCCGGGCGGCCTTCGATCCTGGCCGATCGCCCCCCCGAGACGCTGACCGCTGTCGACGTGGTTGAGGCAGCCCAGCGGGGCGACGCCCTGGCTCGTGAGATCATCACCCTGGCCGGGCAACGGCTGGGCATGGTGCTGGCCTGGTGCGTGGATGTGGTCAATCCGGAGCGGATCATCATCGGCGGCGGCGTAGCGGCAGCGGGCGACCTGCTGTTTGAGCCGGTGCGCCAGACGGTTGCCGTACGCGCCCTGCCTTCTAACGTGGAAGCCGTGCGCATTGTGCCCGCCGGGCTGGGCGCCAATTCCGGCGAGATCGGCGCCGCCGCGCTGGTCTGGGCGGGCGCGGCATGAGCGGGAAGTGCAGCAGGTAGCGGTCACCGACCGCAGGAGAGGGGTTATGAGCAAAGTTCTGTATGCTGGCGACTCGGCCATCATGGCTGTCCTGGGGCTGGAAGGCATCGAGGTCTTCCCTCTGCTGGATCAAATCTGGGACGCCGGGACATACCTGCGCAGTGCGCTGGAAAGCAGCGGGCACACCGTCACCCGGATGCTCTCCCATGAAGCGTACTACCATCTGCCGGAGACGGCAGAGGCGCTGGCAGCCTACGACGTGCTGATCCTCAGCGACATCGGCCACGACACGGTGGTGCTCTACCCCGGCGCGCGCCGCAACGCCGTGCCAATGGGGCCGAACCGCCTGAAGGAGATCGTCCGCTTTGTGGAAAACGGCGGCGGGCTGGCTTATGTCGGCGGCTACTTCACTTACCAGGGGCATCACGGTCAGGGCCGCTGGTATGGGACGCCGGTCGCCCGTATCCTGCCGGTGGAGATTCTGCCCATGCATGACGACCGGATCGAGACGCCAGAAGGCGCACGCCCGCGCATCCTGCGCCCCGATCACCCGATCCTGGCCGGTATCCCCACCGATCCCATGCCCATGTTCATGGGCTACAACAAGACTGCCCCGCGCCAGGGCGCCGACCTGCTGGCCCGTATCGGCGACGATGACGACCCCTTCCTGGCCTGCTGGACGGTCGGCAAGGGCCGCGTGCTGGCTATTACGTCGGATGTCGCGCCGCACTGGGGCAGCGATTTCATTCGCTGGCCACACTATCAGCAATTCTGGGATCAGGCCATCCGCTGGCTCAGCGGAGCGTAAAGCCTGCTCAGCGAGAAAAGGAGGGAAAAGCGCCAAGACCTGAGTTTTTGTTGCGCGGATAACCGATGACCACGCGCTCCGTTCGTTCTTGAAAGGTTTTGCTAAGAGGAGAAGTTGCAGATGTCAAAGATCGCACGTTTGCTGCTAATCGCTGTTTTTCTGACCGTCGCCATCGGCCCGGTGGCCGCGCAGGGGCCGGTTGAGATCGTCTTCTGGCACATGGAGCAACCGCCGCATCGTGTTGCCCGCGTGCAGGAACTGCTCGACGAATTCAACGCCGCCCACCCGGATATCGTCGTCCGCCAGGAGCCGCAGAACTGGGGCGAGATTTACACCAAGGCGCCCGCTGCGGTCGCCGCTGGCAATGCTCCAGATATGCTCTTTGCCATCCCGGACTTCACGCCGATCATCCGGGCGGTGGGCGCGGTGCAGCCGGTCGATGACTTCGTAGCCGAGATGAACGAGGCCCATGGCTTCTTCCCGGCGGCCATTGAGCCGTATAGCTACGAAGATCACGTCTGGGCGGTGCCGCTGTGGAACATGGCCCATTCGCTGTGGTATCGCAAGAGTGTCTTTGCTGAGGCCGGTGTTGAGCCGCCGACCACCTGGGACGAGTGGCTGGCCGCCGTCCAGACCCTGACCACCGATACCCAGTACGGCATCGGCCTACCCGCTAACCGCCATCTGTACACCGACCAGACGACCTACGACTTCATGATCAACGCCGGCGCCTCGGAGATCTACAACCCTGATGGCACGCTGCGCTTCAACAATGAGGCGACCGTCGCCGCCTTCGACTTCTACAAGCAGCTCTACCAGTACTCGCCGCCCGATAGCCCGAACTGGACCTGGGGCGAGGCCGAGGCCTGCTTTGCCAGCCGTACCTGCGCCTCCATCCTCCAGTTCA
Protein-coding sequences here:
- a CDS encoding cytoplasmic protein; translated protein: MSKVLYAGDSAIMAVLGLEGIEVFPLLDQIWDAGTYLRSALESSGHTVTRMLSHEAYYHLPETAEALAAYDVLILSDIGHDTVVLYPGARRNAVPMGPNRLKEIVRFVENGGGLAYVGGYFTYQGHHGQGRWYGTPVARILPVEILPMHDDRIETPEGARPRILRPDHPILAGIPTDPMPMFMGYNKTAPRQGADLLARIGDDDDPFLACWTVGKGRVLAITSDVAPHWGSDFIRWPHYQQFWDQAIRWLSGA
- a CDS encoding carbohydrate ABC transporter substrate-binding protein, which encodes MSKIARLLLIAVFLTVAIGPVAAQGPVEIVFWHMEQPPHRVARVQELLDEFNAAHPDIVVRQEPQNWGEIYTKAPAAVAAGNAPDMLFAIPDFTPIIRAVGAVQPVDDFVAEMNEAHGFFPAAIEPYSYEDHVWAVPLWNMAHSLWYRKSVFAEAGVEPPTTWDEWLAAVQTLTTDTQYGIGLPANRHLYTDQTTYDFMINAGASEIYNPDGTLRFNNEATVAAFDFYKQLYQYSPPDSPNWTWGEAEACFASRTCASILQFTVITTYDTQAEGDPEDLGVMAIPHAADVEQSGTIAYVNGVMVLTDDPAKQEAIYTFLRFLLEPENYGRFLNMEPGLFLPVTESGSQAASYWEDPMVVKYKSQIEVMLENSRNGMLFGFTGGNIFPSIAQISAQNLLAQTLQKVVIDNMDPAEAVAEGQALMEEAIED